GGGTCGCGGTCGCAGCGGCCGACCTCGCCCTCGTGGTCGCGGCGTGGCTGCGCTACGAGACGCCGGCGGCGGGCGGACTGGCGTTTGAGGAGCAGGCCGAGTGGATCCCCGGCGTGAACAGCAGCTACCACCTCGGCGTCGATGGGTTGTCCCTGCCGCTGATCGCGATGACTGCGGTGATCTTCCTCGCCTGCGCGATCTTCGCGCTGCGCGAGACCGACCGCCCGCGACTCCAGGCGGCGCTGTTCCTCTTCCTGCAGAGCGTCAGCATGGGCCTGTTCGTCGCCGCCGACCTGATCCTCTTCTTCGTCTTCTTCGACCTCTCGATCGTCGGCATGTACTTCGTGATCGCCGGCTGGGGCCACGGCAACGCCGCCCGGTCGGCGATGAAGTTCTTCCTCTACACGTTTCTGGGCTCCCTGGCCCTGCTCGTCGGGTTCATCGGCCTCTACATCGCCGCCGACCCGCACACCTTCGACATGGTCGAGCTGGCCGAGCAGACCCCGCTCGCCGGGTCGTCGCTGGCCGGTGGGCTGGTGCTGGCCGCGATCCTGATCGGCCTGGCGGTGAAGACCCCGACCGTGCCGTTCCACACCTGGCTGCCGCCTGCCCACACGGACGCGCCGGCGATCGGCTCAGCGGTCCTGGCGGGCGTGCTGCTGAAGATGGGCACCTACGGGTTCGTGCGGATCGCGATGCCTATGCTGCCCGAGGCGTGGCGGGACTGGGCGTGGGTGATCATCGTCGTCGGCATCGTTTCTGTCGTGTACGGCGCCTTGGTGGCCCTGGCCCAGACGAACTTCAAGCGGATGGTCGCCTACACGTCGGTGAACCACATGGGCTACATCGTCCTCGCCGTCGGCGCCGCAGGGGTCGTCGCCGACGACACCGCGCAGGCCCGGTCCGTCGCGGTCACCGGTGCCGTCACGCAGATGGTCAGCCACGGGCTGATCACGGGTGCGCTGTTCCTCCTCGCCGGGGTTCTCCAGGACCGGGCAGCGACCTATGACATGGACTCCTACGGCGGCCTGGCCGGACCCGCGCCCCGGTTCGCCGCGTTCTTCGCCGTCGGCGCTTTCGCCTCCCTGGGCCTTCCCGGGCTGTCCGGCTTCATCGCGGAGTTCCAGATCTTCACCGGCAGCATCGCCGCCGCCCCCGTCACGGCCATCGCGCTCGTGGGCATCCTCCTCACCGCGGCGCTGTTCCTCCGCTCGCTGCAGCGGATCTTCACCGGCGAGACCCGCGGCCGCTCGGTCGGCTTCACCGACCTGCGCGCCGCCGAGGTCTGGTCGGTCGGCCCGCTGCTTGTGCTCTCCCTGCTCATCGGGGTGTTCCCCCGGCCACTGCTCGCCGTCATCGAGCCCGCGGCCGAGGTCGCCGTCGAGCTCGTCGGAAGGTAGCCCGTGGGCTCCGACATGGCCATGCGGCCGCTGCTGCTCCTGCCGGAGATCGTGCTGTTCCTCGGCGGGCTCACGGTCCTGGTCAGCGGGTCCTTCCTCCCGAGGACCCGCCAGTGGGTCACCCGCGTCATCGCCGCGGCGGCGCTGGTCGCCGCCGCCATCCTGGCCGCGGTCGCCCTCCCCGGCCCGGCCCAGCCGGCGATGGAGGGCACCTTCACGGTCGATACCGCCACCGGAGTGGCGCGGATCGTCGCCGCCCTCGGGACGCTGATCGTCCTGGCGCTGGCCTCGGACGAGATCGCCGGCTCGCCGCGGGAGAGCGAGACCTACGCACTGCTGCTGTTCGCAACGACCGGCACGCTCGTCCTCGCCGGCGCCGACGACCTGCTCGTGGTCACCGTCGGGTTCCTGCTCGCGAGCATGCCGCTCTACGGCCTGATCGGCATCGCGCGCACGCCCCGCGGAGCCGAGGCTGCGATGAAGACCTACCTGCTGGGTGCCCTGTTCGGCATCCTGCTGCTTGTCGGCGTCACGCTGCTGTACGGCGTCTCCGCGACCACGTCGTACGCCGAGCTCACCGACCGACTCGCCGAGGCGCCGCAGGGCGTGGTTGCCGCGGGCGTCGTGGCAGTGCTGGGTGGGTTGATGTTCAAGGCCGGCGGTGTCCCGGGGCACTACTGGGTCCCTGATGCTGCCGAGGGTGCGGGCGGGGCGGTTGCGGCCTTCCTCACCACCGTGCCCAAGATCGGCGCGGTGGTCGCCGCCTACCGGCTCATCGCCATGCTCCCCGACACCCTCGCCTGGCCGCTGCTGGTCGCCGTCCTCGCGGTCGCCAGCATGACGCTCGGCAACCTCGCCGCCTACTGGCAGACGGATCCCCGGCGCCTGCTCGGCTGGTCCACGGTGAGCCAGGTCGGCTACCTGCTCGTCCCGGTCGCGGTCGCCGGACGCAGCGACCTTGCCCTGCCCTCCCTGCTGCTCTACCTCGCCGGCTACACCGTCACCAACCTCTCGGCTTTCGCGGTGACGACCGCCTTCCCTGACCGTCGCGACCTCGACTCCTACCGCGGCATGGGCCGAGCCCGGCCGTGGCTGGGCGCATCCCTCGTGGTGGCGCTGCTCGGCCTCGTCGGCACCCCACCGACGGTCGTCTTCGCCGGGAAGCTCACCACCACCATGGCCGCCTGGGACGGAGGGCTTGCCTGGCTGGCCGTGCTGGTGTTCGTCAACACCGTGATCAGCCTCTTCTACTACCTCCGGTGGATCGCGCCGGTCTACGGCCGAGTGGAACCCCCCGCGCGGACCCTGCCAGGGGCGTTCATCTCTGCTGGCTGGTCGGCGACGACGGCGGTCGTGACCGCCGGTCTCAGCCTCGCGCTCGGCATTGCAGCCGGCGCCCTCTGGAGTGTCTTCTCGGCCTGAGCTGCATCCCAGGTGGGGATCCACCCACCCACGTATCGGGAGGGTCAATCGCCGGACCCCGGCCGTCGGGTTGTGGTCTCGCCCGTGAGGCGCCGGTAGAGCAATCTGCCGGCCGAGGAGGTCACGCCATGGGCCACGGTGCTCACGACCACGATCATGATTCCGGCGGCCATCACGGTTTCAGGGAGGCCGAGCTCCTCCGCCTCGAGCGTCAGGTAGAACACGGCCGAGACACCGACCGGCCCGAACCACCCCAGGTACAGCGCATCCGGCCAGCCGAGGTGCAACGGTCGTTTGAGCAGAAGCAGCACGGGGAGTCGACGAAGCAGGAGCACGGCGAGCGCGAGCACGATCGCCGCCCACCCGAGCTCGCCCCACTCGGTCCAGGGAATGGTGGCACCCAGCAGCACGAACATCGGCAGGACGGCGAACCGATTGACCGCCTCGTCGATCTCGACCTCCGCCGTACGCTCGCTGCCGGTGCTGGTCAGGTTGAAGGCCAGCCCCGCGACGAACGCGGCGAGGACACCATCGAGATGAAGCACCCCGGACAGCCCCAGCACGAGCAGGGCGAGCAAGACGGTGAAGAGCAGCATCGGGCCGTGGGCTGTCGCCCCGTGCGCCTCCCCGGCGCGCAGTGCGCGCCCGCCGAGCCAGCCGGCGACCACACCGAGAGCGACCGCGCCCAGCACCTGCCAGAGAGCGTCCCCAGCTGCCTGGCCAGCGGTCATCGGTCCAGCGAACGCGACCGCGGCCAGCACGAACAGCAGGGCCAGCCCGTCATTGGCGCCTGACTCCAGCGAGAGGATCTGCCGGTCACGAGCCGGTAGGTCCTCCTCTGCGGGCTTTCCGGTGACCACGCTCGAGGCGAGGACCGGGTCGGTAGGGCAGATCGCTGTCCCGAGCAGCAGCGCAGCGCCAAGCGTGACCCCGAGGATCCCGGCGGTCAGGCCTGTGGAGATCAACGCCATGGCCGGCATAGCCACCAACAGCAGGATCGAGACCGGCCGGAGCTGTGCACGGACCGAACCGAACGGATAGCGCAGCGCGACCCCCATCACCGAGATCACCAGCAGGACCCGTGTCGCGTCGTGAACGCTCGCATGCTCGGTCGTGATCGGTGGAAGAGGCAAGGCGCGGAGCACCTCTGGCCCGACGAGCACGCCGACCACCAGCGCAAGTAGCGGCTCGGACACGGGCAGACGCCTGATCCGTGCAGACAGCGCAGCCACCAGCACGCCGAGCGCGCCGGTCGCGATGAGCAGCATGTCGAGGGTCATGGCAGCGCCCTGCCCCGCGCCTTCGTCGTCATGCGTGGGGCTCGAATCCGTGGTCGGCGCCGTAGGACGCGAGCACCTCCGGTGTCGCGGACCCGGTCTTGAGGTAGGCACGGTCCAGCAGCAGGGCGAGGCTCTCGACGGCCGCTGTGAGCATGTCGGCTGCGAGTTGCACCTCGCGCGAGGACGACGTCCTTCCGGCCTCCGCCAACTCCAGGGCGTGGGGGAGGGTCGCAGCGAGCGACAGCTCTTCCTCTTCCTCGATGAAGTAGTAGGACTCGGCGTACTGCAGGAGGTCCGTCTCGGCCTGGATCGTGCCGTCGGTCACGGCGTCCAGCATGCGGCTGGCGACGCATGGTTCCCCACCGGCCACCACGGCAGTCGCATGACTCGACTGCAGAAGGCTCAACCGCTTCGCAACAGACCTCCGCCTGCCCAGGGCGGGGTAGATCTGCAGGATCCAGGAGATGGCGGCGGTCAGGAGGACGAACCCGAGAAGCGCCTCGAACGGTGCCAGCAGGCGCAGGACGGCGTCGGCCGGGGTGACGTCACCGAAGCCGAGCGTGGCCACGGTGACCAACGACAGGTACAGGGCGGTCAGGGCATCGGAAGACTGCTCGGGTCTGAGTGCAGACCCGAAGTAGAAGCCGTCCGACATGTGGGGCAGGTAGACCAGAGTCCAGCCGATCACCACCAGACCGGTCCACAACGCCACGGTTCCGAGGATTCCGATCGGCCCGGCGAGCTGCCGGGTGTGGCTGGGCAACACGTGCTTGGTTGCCCACCACACGAACTGGAACACCCAACGAGCGATCCGGCCGAATCCGCCCGGGTGCCACAGAGTGTGGAAGATGTCCCACAGCGCCACCAAGACAACGAGTAGGCCTGCCGCACTGATCATCCATCCCATCCGGGCGACTGTAGTCTCAACGCCGCTTCCTCGGACCCGACGTCAACGCCCTCGGTGTTTGCCCACTGCCATCGGGGTTGCTCACTCCACCGACGCCTTCACGGATGCGATCCTCCAGCGTGTCCGGGTCCGCACCGGGGTCGAGGCCGACGAGTACGTAGGGCGTCCGCGCCGTGGTCGTTTACTGGTCGTAAACACCAGCAATACCCGGCCGAAGTGAGCTACATCGAGCGACATCACGCACGTTCCTCCGGCATCGTTCTTGCAGGTCAGCACGCCTTTCCGCAACGAAGCGCATGACTCGGCTGAGTGCCTGCTCAACGTCAAGGGGTCGCAGGTTCAAATCCTGTCAGCCCGACCGAACAAGAACTGCCTCTGACCTGCGGAAACGCGGGTCGGAGGCAGTTCTGTCCCCCTGCCGTAGCAACGTCCTTGCCACTGCGCCCGTCTTCTGTCCAGGATCACCTCTCGGATCAGGAACCGCGCGCAGGACGCGCTCCCGTCAGGATCTGGTGTGACCTGGGTGCCGCCCCGTCGTAGCCGGTCAGCCGGCCGGCCAGGGTCAC
This Nocardioides dokdonensis FR1436 DNA region includes the following protein-coding sequences:
- a CDS encoding complex I subunit 4 family protein gives rise to the protein MLSLIVFLPLSAALALLALPRLGDAAARWTWVAVAAADLALVVAAWLRYETPAAGGLAFEEQAEWIPGVNSSYHLGVDGLSLPLIAMTAVIFLACAIFALRETDRPRLQAALFLFLQSVSMGLFVAADLILFFVFFDLSIVGMYFVIAGWGHGNAARSAMKFFLYTFLGSLALLVGFIGLYIAADPHTFDMVELAEQTPLAGSSLAGGLVLAAILIGLAVKTPTVPFHTWLPPAHTDAPAIGSAVLAGVLLKMGTYGFVRIAMPMLPEAWRDWAWVIIVVGIVSVVYGALVALAQTNFKRMVAYTSVNHMGYIVLAVGAAGVVADDTAQARSVAVTGAVTQMVSHGLITGALFLLAGVLQDRAATYDMDSYGGLAGPAPRFAAFFAVGAFASLGLPGLSGFIAEFQIFTGSIAAAPVTAIALVGILLTAALFLRSLQRIFTGETRGRSVGFTDLRAAEVWSVGPLLVLSLLIGVFPRPLLAVIEPAAEVAVELVGR
- a CDS encoding NADH-quinone oxidoreductase subunit N, giving the protein MAMRPLLLLPEIVLFLGGLTVLVSGSFLPRTRQWVTRVIAAAALVAAAILAAVALPGPAQPAMEGTFTVDTATGVARIVAALGTLIVLALASDEIAGSPRESETYALLLFATTGTLVLAGADDLLVVTVGFLLASMPLYGLIGIARTPRGAEAAMKTYLLGALFGILLLVGVTLLYGVSATTSYAELTDRLAEAPQGVVAAGVVAVLGGLMFKAGGVPGHYWVPDAAEGAGGAVAAFLTTVPKIGAVVAAYRLIAMLPDTLAWPLLVAVLAVASMTLGNLAAYWQTDPRRLLGWSTVSQVGYLLVPVAVAGRSDLALPSLLLYLAGYTVTNLSAFAVTTAFPDRRDLDSYRGMGRARPWLGASLVVALLGLVGTPPTVVFAGKLTTTMAAWDGGLAWLAVLVFVNTVISLFYYLRWIAPVYGRVEPPARTLPGAFISAGWSATTAVVTAGLSLALGIAAGALWSVFSA
- a CDS encoding cation:proton antiporter, translated to MTLDMLLIATGALGVLVAALSARIRRLPVSEPLLALVVGVLVGPEVLRALPLPPITTEHASVHDATRVLLVISVMGVALRYPFGSVRAQLRPVSILLLVAMPAMALISTGLTAGILGVTLGAALLLGTAICPTDPVLASSVVTGKPAEEDLPARDRQILSLESGANDGLALLFVLAAVAFAGPMTAGQAAGDALWQVLGAVALGVVAGWLGGRALRAGEAHGATAHGPMLLFTVLLALLVLGLSGVLHLDGVLAAFVAGLAFNLTSTGSERTAEVEIDEAVNRFAVLPMFVLLGATIPWTEWGELGWAAIVLALAVLLLRRLPVLLLLKRPLHLGWPDALYLGWFGPVGVSAVFYLTLEAEELGLPETVMAAGIMIVVVSTVAHGVTSSAGRLLYRRLTGETTTRRPGSGD
- a CDS encoding potassium channel family protein — translated: MGWMISAAGLLVVLVALWDIFHTLWHPGGFGRIARWVFQFVWWATKHVLPSHTRQLAGPIGILGTVALWTGLVVIGWTLVYLPHMSDGFYFGSALRPEQSSDALTALYLSLVTVATLGFGDVTPADAVLRLLAPFEALLGFVLLTAAISWILQIYPALGRRRSVAKRLSLLQSSHATAVVAGGEPCVASRMLDAVTDGTIQAETDLLQYAESYYFIEEEEELSLAATLPHALELAEAGRTSSSREVQLAADMLTAAVESLALLLDRAYLKTGSATPEVLASYGADHGFEPHA